GGTTGCCGAGGTCGCGCGTCAGCTCCATGCCGTTGGCAATGGCGGTGCCGCGCACCGCGGCCTGGGTCGCGGCGCGGGCATCGCCGCTGTCGACCGCGATCACGACCTTGCGCAGCGAAGACTTGTCGTTGCCGTTGGGCTTGCCGCTGGCGGCATTCTGGGCGTTGGCGCGTTTCAGTCCGGGATGGCGCTCGAGCAGGCGGTAGCCGGCTTCGCGCACCAGCGTGATGGTGGTGATCACGGTCCACGATACGTCGCGCTGCTGCGGCGCCTGTTGCGCCAGGCACCACAGCGCCGAGGCCGCGCGCGTGGACGACAAGGCACGCACCGCGGTGCGCACCGCGTCGGCGAAGGCCTTGTCGGTGAAATCGGCTTCCTTGCCCAGGCCCACCAGCAGCACGCGCGCGGCGCCCACGCCGGCGACTTCATGCAGCATCAGCTGGGTGCCGCGCTTGCCTTCGAAGTCGCCCTGCTTGACCAGCCGTCCCACCAAGCCCTTGGTGGCCACATCGAGGGCCTTGGCGACGCCGCCGAGGTTCTGGCCTTCGAACAGGCCGACCACCAGGCAGTCGGTCTTGGTCGCCAGGAAACCATTTTGGCCGGCTTTGCTCCAATCCAGGGCTTTTGTGCTAAATTCCATCGCGCTTCCTTCCAGGGGCTCGTTAGACACGAAAGCCTCCATTATCCGCGATTTTTACCCCGCGACCTGCCGCCGCTGATACGCCCCGGTCACGTTGACAGCACGCTGTGCCGTCAGCCAGCCGTTCTGCCAGGCACCTCGCACGGCACATCGCCCGCTCCGGCCGGCAGCCCGGAACCGAACCCGCATGATCCTTCAACAAGCCCTGCGACGCGAGCTTGCCTACACCGCCGGGGCGGTGTTCCTGGTGATGCTGACCTTCATGCTCACCTCGCTCGTGATCCGCATCCTGGGGATGGCCGCCAACGGCAAGGCCAGCCCCAACGACGTGCTGATGCTGATCGGCCTGGCCACCATCGGCTACCTGTCGATCCTGCTGTCGGCGACGCTGTTCATTTCCACCCTGATCGTGCTGACGCGCTGGTACAAGGATTCGGAAATGGTGGTGTGGTTCTCGGCCGGCATCTCGCTGCGCGACCTGGTCAAGCCGGTGCTGCAGTTCGCCGCGCCCTTCATCGTGCTGGCGCTGCTGCTGGGCCTGTTCGCGTGGCCGTGGGCCAACCAGCAGAGCGCGCTGTTCCGCGACCGCTTCGAGCAGCGCGGGGTGATGTCGATGATCGCCGCCGGCCGCTTCATCGAGCCGGCCAAGGCCAACTACGTGCTGTTTATCGAGGGCATCGACGCCGACATGAAGCATGCGCGCAATGTCTTCGTCGCCAATGCCGAAGCCGACAAGATCGGCGTGGCGCTGGCGCACCAGGGCCAGTTCGAGACCATGCCCAACGGCGACCGCCTGGTGGTGATGGAGAATGGCCGCCGCTATTCCGGCACGCCCGGCCAGATCGACTACCGCATCGTCGAGTTCGAGCGCTACGCGGTCAAGGTGGACAACAAGCCGCCCGAGTCCGAGGCCAAGCTGCCGCCCAAGAGCCGCGACACCATCGAGCTGATCCGCAACCCCACGCGCGAGAACCTGGGCGAGCTGATCTGGCGCATCTCGCTGCCGATCCTGGCCTTCAACTTCGTCATGATCGCGATCCCGCTGGCCTACGTTAACCCGCGCCTGGGCCGCTACACGCCGCTGGTGTTCGCGGTGCTGATCTACCTGACCTACAGCAACCTGGTCAACCTGTCGCAGTCCTGGGTGCGCAACGGCTCGATCCCGTTCTGGCTGGCCTGGTGGCCGATCCACCTGGCGGTGTTCCTGGGCGCGCTGGTGCTGTTCCGCTACCGCCAGAACCGCAGCCTGGGTGGCTGGCGCGCCGTGTTCGGGCTGCGCAAGCGCGATGCCGCGCCCGCCGCCGGAGGCCGGGCATGAGGATCCTGCGCGTCTACGAACGCTATTTCGGCCGGCTGGTCTATAGCGTGTTCGCCTTCATCCTGTTCGCGGTGCTGTCGCTGTTCGTGTTCTTCGATATGCTCAACGAGCTGGAGAACGTCAACGCCCAGTACACCTCGCTGGTGGCGCTGTTCCACGTCCTGCTGCAGGCACCCACGCGGGTGTACGAGGTGCTGCCGATCGCGGTGCTGATCAGCGCGATCTATGTGTTCTCGCAGCTGGCCAGCCAGTCCGAGTACACCATCTTCCGCGTCGCCGGCCTGAACACGCGCCAGGCGCTGTTCTCGCTGTTCAAGCTGGCGGTGCCGCTGGCGATCGTGACCTTCCTGTTCGGCGAGTTCATCGGCCCGCGCGCCGAGCAGTATGCGCAGAAGATCAAGCTGGAGGCGATTGGCGCGACGGTGTCGTCGGGCTTCCGCTCCGGGGTCTGGGTCAAGGACCGCGACAAGGATGCCAGCGGCGGGGGCGAGATCACCCGCTTCGTCAACGTGGCGGGACTGCGGCCGGACCAGACCATCACCGGCATCACCATGTACGAGTTCGATCCGCAGTACCGGCTGCGCGTGATCCGCGTGGCGAAGGAAGGGCGCTACCAGGGCGGCCAGTCGTGGGAGCTGCAGAACGTCAGCGAGACCCGCTTCGTCGAACTGGCGCCGCAGGCCGACGGGGCGCAGCCCGCGCCCGGCACGCCGGCGCGCGACACGCTCGCGCCGGACTTCCGCGCCGAGCAGGTCAAGTTCCCGCGCGTGGCCATGCATTCGGAGCTGACCCCGCAGATCCTGTCGGTGCTGCTGGTGACGCCGGAGCGGATGTCGACGCTGGACCTGTTCCGCTATATCCGCCACCTGCGCGACAACAAGCAGGACACCCAGCGCTACGAGATCGCGTTCTGGAAGAAGGTGATCTACCCGCTGACGCTGTTCGTGATGGTGGCGCTGGCGCTGCCGTTCGCCTACCTGCACGCGCGCGCCGGCGCGGTCGGCGTCAAGGTGTTCGGCGGCATCATGCTGGGGCTGTCGTTCCACCTGTCGAACACGCTGTTCTCGCACGTCGGCCTGCTGCATACCTGGCCGCCGATCATCTCGGCGCTGGTGCCTGGTACGCTCTACCTGATGGTGGCGCTGCTGGCGCTGCGTTGGGTCGACCGGCACTGAGCACCGCCATGGCAGCCGGCGACCGCGCCCTGGTCCTGTTCGCGCACGGCGCGCGCGATGCGCGCTGGCGCGAGCCGTTCGAGCGGCTGCAGCAGAAGCTGGTGGCCGCCCTGCCCGGCTGCGCGGTGCGGCTGGCGTTCCTGGAGCTGATGTCGCCGCTGCTGGCGGATGCGCTGGCCGAACTGGCCGCAGCAGGCGTGACCGAGGTCACCGTGGTGCCCGTGTTCTTCGGGCAGGGCGGGCATATCCGGCGCGATTTGCCGGCGCTGATCGACCAGTGCCGGCAGGCCCATCCCGGCTTGCGCATCCATTGCGCCGCCGCGGTAGGCGAGTCGGATGCGGTGCTGGAGGCGATTGCGGCGTATTGTGTGGCGTCGTTGAGGGCGGCTTCGCCTGACGAAACCTGACCTTCCGGCACACCCATTGTGTGCTCCCTCTCCCGCGTGCGGGAGAGGGTTGGGGTGAGGGCCAGGATTGCCCACGAAGTACACGGCAGTGGTATGCCAGTGCCTGCCCTCTCCCCCGGCCCCTCTCCCACTGTATGGACCGGGGACATAGGTGACAGGTGTGCGAGGACATGGTTGACACTCCCGGGCAGATATCTGCCCGGGAGAACGAACCATGCCGTGGAGCGCCCGAGACACCATGAGCCTTCGCCTGGAGTTCATTGCCCTGGCTTCCCAGCCGGGATGCAACCGTCGGGAGCTGTGCCGACGGTTCTCGATCAGTCCGCAAACCGCTTATAAGTGGCTGGCCCGGCATCGGCAGGAAGGCGCCGCGGGCTTGGCCGACCGGCCCAGGCGCCCGCGCCACAGCCCCGAGCGCACCGCTGATTTCCTGGAGGAACTGGTGCTGATGCTGCGCCGCGAACACCCGACCTGGGGTGGGCGCAAGATCAGCCGCAGGCTGTCCGACCTGGGCCACGCCGAGGTGCCTGCGCCCAGCACGGTGACCTCGATCCTGCATCGACATGGTCTGATCGATCCGCAGGCCAGCGCCCAGGCCACCCCCTGGCGGCGGTTCGAGCACGACGAACCCAACGAGCTGCTGCAGATGGACTTCAAGGGTCAGGTGCCCAATGAGCAGGGCGTCTGCTTTCCGCTCACGCTGATCGACGACCATTCCCGCTTCAACCTGTGCCTGGCAGCCTGCGCGGACCAGCGCCGCCAGACGGTGCAGCAGCAGCTGATCGGGGCCTTCCGCCGCTACGGCCTGCCCCGGCGCATCACCATGGATAACGGCCCTCCATGGGGAGGCGGCGACGAAGAGGGGCTGGGCTACACCAGGCTGACGGTCTGGTTAATGCAACTAGGGATCCGGGTCAGCCATTCACGGCCCTATCACCCACAAACACAGGGCAAGGACGAGCGGTTCCACCGCACCCTGAAGGCCGAAGTCCTGCAGCACCGCCGCTTCGTGGACAACACCGAGGCGCAGCAGGTCTTCGATCGATATCGGTACGTGTACAACCACGAGCGACCCCATCAGGCCCTGGACATGCAGGTGCCGGCCCAACGCTATCGCGTGAGCAACGTGGCCTACCCGGAGGCGCTGCCGGAGGTGCAGTACCAGAGCGGCGACCGTGTCTACAAGGTCGACAGCAGCGCACGGATCATGGTTGGCAACCGGCGCATCAAGATCGGCAAGGCGTTCATCGGCCAGTGGATCGCGCTACGCCCGACCCGGCGCGACGGCGTGTTGGCCATATGGTTCAGCCGCTTTGAAATCGGCGAA
This Cupriavidus nantongensis DNA region includes the following protein-coding sequences:
- a CDS encoding sirohydrochlorin chelatase encodes the protein MAAGDRALVLFAHGARDARWREPFERLQQKLVAALPGCAVRLAFLELMSPLLADALAELAAAGVTEVTVVPVFFGQGGHIRRDLPALIDQCRQAHPGLRIHCAAAVGESDAVLEAIAAYCVASLRAASPDET
- the lptG gene encoding LPS export ABC transporter permease LptG, which produces MRILRVYERYFGRLVYSVFAFILFAVLSLFVFFDMLNELENVNAQYTSLVALFHVLLQAPTRVYEVLPIAVLISAIYVFSQLASQSEYTIFRVAGLNTRQALFSLFKLAVPLAIVTFLFGEFIGPRAEQYAQKIKLEAIGATVSSGFRSGVWVKDRDKDASGGGEITRFVNVAGLRPDQTITGITMYEFDPQYRLRVIRVAKEGRYQGGQSWELQNVSETRFVELAPQADGAQPAPGTPARDTLAPDFRAEQVKFPRVAMHSELTPQILSVLLVTPERMSTLDLFRYIRHLRDNKQDTQRYEIAFWKKVIYPLTLFVMVALALPFAYLHARAGAVGVKVFGGIMLGLSFHLSNTLFSHVGLLHTWPPIISALVPGTLYLMVALLALRWVDRH
- the lptF gene encoding LPS export ABC transporter permease LptF: MILQQALRRELAYTAGAVFLVMLTFMLTSLVIRILGMAANGKASPNDVLMLIGLATIGYLSILLSATLFISTLIVLTRWYKDSEMVVWFSAGISLRDLVKPVLQFAAPFIVLALLLGLFAWPWANQQSALFRDRFEQRGVMSMIAAGRFIEPAKANYVLFIEGIDADMKHARNVFVANAEADKIGVALAHQGQFETMPNGDRLVVMENGRRYSGTPGQIDYRIVEFERYAVKVDNKPPESEAKLPPKSRDTIELIRNPTRENLGELIWRISLPILAFNFVMIAIPLAYVNPRLGRYTPLVFAVLIYLTYSNLVNLSQSWVRNGSIPFWLAWWPIHLAVFLGALVLFRYRQNRSLGGWRAVFGLRKRDAAPAAGGRA
- a CDS encoding IS481 family transposase, encoding MPWSARDTMSLRLEFIALASQPGCNRRELCRRFSISPQTAYKWLARHRQEGAAGLADRPRRPRHSPERTADFLEELVLMLRREHPTWGGRKISRRLSDLGHAEVPAPSTVTSILHRHGLIDPQASAQATPWRRFEHDEPNELLQMDFKGQVPNEQGVCFPLTLIDDHSRFNLCLAACADQRRQTVQQQLIGAFRRYGLPRRITMDNGPPWGGGDEEGLGYTRLTVWLMQLGIRVSHSRPYHPQTQGKDERFHRTLKAEVLQHRRFVDNTEAQQVFDRYRYVYNHERPHQALDMQVPAQRYRVSNVAYPEALPEVQYQSGDRVYKVDSSARIMVGNRRIKIGKAFIGQWIALRPTRRDGVLAIWFSRFEIGEISLHAAAACRPQASPRDVTP